One Acanthochromis polyacanthus isolate Apoly-LR-REF ecotype Palm Island chromosome 6, KAUST_Apoly_ChrSc, whole genome shotgun sequence DNA segment encodes these proteins:
- the nup210 gene encoding nuclear pore membrane glycoprotein 210 isoform X2, with amino-acid sequence MKPLVLLLLLLITVTHVNGTSTLNIPKVLLPLARSTRINFTLETTEGCYRWTSTRPEVASIQAVDEESDRGCSRRAVLKALSTQPSRLTSIILAEDVVTGQVLRCDAIVDIISEIKIVSTTRELHLEDSPLTLTIHALDSEGNTFSTLAGLVFDWTLVKDVDMNGFTDSYSSLRVLKFSESTYTPPGYISEMERVGKQGDMILVSGLKTGHAKLKAKIQEPLYKDVGAAEVRLLILENILLSPAHDVYLLVGTSIRYRVLKIRQGTITELSMPCDQYELHLQNSVVGPNGNPEVAVASLDQKTSRVTAAQLGHINVVLDHKSLQMQGVSRLPNSTLYVVEPGYLGFKIHPGDSWVLEAGREYDIHIEVFDKTGNKIYLSDNVRIDAQFPVEYFEVLESSLNGSYHHVKALKDGLTLIDATLKAVVDESGRTHALANPVHNEQDVEIYNPIVLSPSILTFPWQPKVGDYQYTIKATGGSGNFSWTSSNTAVATVTVRGVMTTVTDIGVSVIYAHDLRNPLHFGHMKVYVVEPVAMDFAPCPVEARLGVVLDLPLRIFGMLEEEVEKEQVMLSDCSHFDLLVEEENHGVFELLDGRLAPGQDHCSGVRAKALAPGYTMLTVSYTHGNVHLSAKITIAAYLPLRAIDPVSIAVVTLGSSKTMLFEGGPRPWVLEPSKFFCNLSAEDEASLSLTLASPSSHNYNQHWVRATCRALGEQVLEVMVGNKASVTNPYPAVEPAVVMFVCAPPSRLTLVPVYTSPQLDLTCPLLQQNKQVVPVSNDRNPILDLAAFDQQGRKFDNFSSLSMLWESTKVSLASIEPTMPMELQLLEDSNKQMKLHGRQTVLVHQQTGIAAITATALGYQVSHLAAAQVPSPFEPLTPVSATLDLLLVEDVKVYPDTVTIYNHPDVKANLALREGSGHFYINTSVKGIADVVFQETQGTAQVSPVQPGVVNVMVHDLCLAFPAPATATVHVSDILEVYVRVVDKVEIGKTVKAYVRVLDDNKKPFPASYFQFMNLKLKAASPVVSLRPVTESTESDTAVFLVKGVSVDQTTLSAVVVDQNGRKIASTPQPIEVFAPFKLIPRKITLLIGAMMQITSEGGPQPQSNILFSISNEEIASVNAMGHVRGIAIGNVTVTGLVQAIDVETGKLVVVSQDQVEVEVVVLTAIRIRAPITRMKTGTQMPVYVMGLTNSQTPFSFGSALPGFTFHWSTTKRDILDVQPRHIEASLELQSEHNFGMRVTGRTRGRTGLKVVLRVTDPSARQIMGHLQELRDEVQIQVYDKLQMLNPEIEAEELLMAPNSALKLQTNRDGVGALSYRMLDYPEQNVVAQVDYKGFLLSGSLTGISSLLITSQETFGVNQTLILAVKVLPVSYVRFSTSPVLYTNTKESLKAFPLGIVLTFAVHFHAITGEVLHSSNSHLTFSTNRDDLVQVGVGPGNHTLTVRTVNVGLTLLAVWDSENMGVADYVALPVEHAIDIHDASTLVVGDVVCFHVQLTSPDGIHGTWSSSANGVLQVDPKTGAAVARDSGTATVYYEIPGILKTYREIVVKAPTKTTAMLQAAQTTPIRNGKETKVLLTTRERGTNLIGTCSSAQTKAISQLQPETSVSCHLSFTSDSVDFPANDVFKTHVCFDSSTGLYTCSMTLQTITDQQTRILSISMANLLVKAGLEGSVFSGEQVSARLPIEPGLYSDQTELLLSNLHRSAELTVYGSVATLSNIEVVSSSPNFAVQESEVHHGFPSYSKYTVSAVDPQAAVSASVSISSTSSGQTLIIPVTLIHTADHSAAMQAAPPVGGVEGGHSLHSFINSYQTMFCTLFALLAGTAIIIIVLHNALSPREQAYHPAFIQRTPPPISGLDSPVANSFNRSPPRTDPKSRLHLYSPDYRSC; translated from the exons ATGAAGCCGCtcgtgttgttgctgctgttattAATAACCGTTACTCATGTTAACGGTACGTCCACGCTGAATATCCCCAAAGTGTTGCTGCCGCTCGCCAGAAGTACAAGAATTAACTTCACATTGGAGACCACTGAAGGCTGCTACAGATG GACTTCTACCAGACCAGAGGTAGCGAGTATCCAGGCGGTGGACGAGGAAAGTGACAGAGGATGCTCCCGGAGAGCTGTCCTCAAGGCTCTCTCCACCCAACCGTCCAGACTCACCAGCATCATTTTAGCTGAAGATGTTG TTACAGGACAGGTACTGCGTTGTGATGCTATTGTCGACATCATCAGTGAAATCAAGATAGTGTCCACCACCCGAGAGCTACATCTTGAGGACTCACCACTGACACTCACAATTCATGCACTGGACTCTGAAG GAAACACCTTCAGCACCCTTGCAGGTCTGGTGTTTGACTGGACTTTAGTGAAAGATGTAGATATGAATGGATTCACTGACTCTTACAGTTCATTACG GGTACTTAAATTTTCTGAGTCCACATACACTCCCCCTGGGTACATATCTGAAATGGAGCGTGTTGGGAAACAGGGCGATATGATTTTGGTGTCAGGACTGAAAACAGGCCATGCTAAGTTGAAGGCCAAAATACAAGAGCCACTGTATAAG GATGTGGGTGCAGCAGAGGTGAGGCTGCTGATCTTAGAGAACATCCTGCTGAGCCCTGCGCATGATGTCTACTTGCTGGTGGGAACTTCTATCCGATACAGAGTCCTGAAGATAAGGCAGGGCACGATCACAG AGCTCTCTATGCCGTGTGATCAGTATGAACTGCACCTTCAGAACAGTGTGGTTGGCCCTAATGGAAACCCAGAAGTTGCTGTGGCCAGTCTGGATCAAAAGACCTCCAGAGTTACAGCAGCACAACTGGGGCACATCAATGTGGTGTTGGATCATAAGA GCCTTCAAATGCAAGGAGTGTCTCGCCTACCCAACAGCACCCTGTATGTTGTTGAACCCGGCTACCTAG gttttaaaattcaTCCAGGAGACAGCTGGGTTCTGGAAGCAGGCAGAGAATATGATATTCACATTGAAGTATTTGATAAAACTGGCAACAAAATTTACCTCTCTGAT AATGTCCGTATTGATGCTCAGTTTCCTGTGGAGTATTTTGAAGTCCTGGAGTCTTCTCTGAATGGATCATATCATCATGTCAAAGCCCTGAAAGACGGCCTAACACTCATTGATGCCACCTTAAAAGCTGTCGTCGATGAA AGTGGAAGGACCCATGCACTTGCCAACCCAGTCCACAATGAACAGGATGTGGAAATCTATAATCCCATAGTTCTTAGTCCCAGTATTCTCACATTTCCATGGCAGCCTAAAGTCGGAGATTATCAGTACACAATAAAG GCGACAGGAGGGAGTGGGAATTTCAGCTGGACTTCCTCCAATACAGCTGTCGCCACGGTGACCGTGAGAGGAGTGATGACTACAGTCACTGACATTGGTGTCAGTGTTATTTATGCTCATGATCTACGTAACCCTTTACACTTCGGCCATATGAAG GTGTATGTTGTTGAGCCTGTTGCCATGGATTTTGCCCCCTGCCCAGTAGAGGCTAGGCTGGGCGTGGTTCTGGATCTGCCGCTCAGGATTTTCGggatgctggaggaggaggtggaaaaAGAGCAGGTCATGTTGAGTGACTGCTCGCACTTTGACCTGCTTGTTGAGGAGGAGAACCACGGTGTTTTCGAACTACTGGATG GGAGGCTGGCTCCAGGCCAGGACCACTGCAGTGGAGTGAGAGCTAAGGCTCTGGCCCCTGGGTACACCATGCTTACCGTCAGCTACACTCATGGCAACGTTCACCTCAGTGCCAAGATCACCATTGCAGCCTATCTTCCTCTCAGA GCGATTGACCCTGTATCCATCGCTGTGGTAACTCTGGGATCATCCAAAACCATGTTGTTTGAGGGTGGGCCACGGCCTTGGGTTTTAGAGCCCTCAAAATTCTTCTGTAACTTGAGTGCTGAGGATGAAGCCAGCCTCAGCCTTACTCTGGCTAGTCCCTCATCTCACAACTATAATCAGCACTGGGTCAGAGCAACCTGCAGGGCGCTGGGAGAGCAG GTGTTGGAGGTGATGGTTGGGAACAAGGCCAGTGTGACCAATCCTTATCCTGCTGTGGAGCCGGCAGTGgttatgtttgtttgtgctcCTCCATCTCGCCTCACCCTGGTCCCAGTGTACACAAGCCCACAGCTGGATCTGACCTGCCCGCTgctgcagcagaacaaacaaGTG gTACCTGTTTCAAATGACCGTAACCCTATTTTGGACTTGGCTGCTTTTGATCAACAAGGAAGGAAGTTTGAcaatttcagctctctgagcATGTTGTGGGAATCAACAAAGGTATCACTGGCCAGTATTGAACCCACTATGCCTATGGAGCTTCAACTGCTTGAGGACAGCAACAAACAGATGAAACTTCACG GACGACAGACAGTTCTTGTCCATCAACAGACAGGCATCGCTGCCATTACAGCAACAGCTCTGGGTTACCAGGTTTCACATTTAGCAGCAGCACAAGTTCCCAGTCCA TTTGAGCCTTTGACCCCAGTCTCAGCTACTCTGGATCTCCTTTTAGTTGAAGATGTGAAAGTTTATCCTGATACAGTGACCATATATAACCACCCAGATGTGAAG gCAAACCTAGCCCTGCGAGAGGGCTCGGGACACTTTTATATCAATACCAGTGTTAAAGGGATAGCGGATGTGGTGTTCCAGGAGACCCAAGGCACAGCTCAG GTTTCTCCCGTCCAGCCAGGTGTAGTGAATGTGATGGTTCATGACCTTTGCCTGGCTTTTCCAGCACCTGCCACAGCCACAGTGCATGTTTCTGACATCCTGGAAGTTTATGTGAGAGTGGTTGACAAG GTGGAGATTGGCAAAACTGTGAAAGCTTATGTCAGAGTCTTGGATGATAATAAAAAGCCCTTTCCAGCCAGCTATTTTCAGTTCATGAATCTTAAACTCAAGGCAGCTTCTCCAGTAGTCTCTCTAAG ACCAGTAACAGAGTCCACAGAAAGCGATACTGCAGTTTTCCTGGTGAAAGGTGTCTCTGTTGATCAGACCACTCTATCAGCTGTTGTTGTGGATCAGAATGGGAGAAAAATTGCTTCTACACCACAGCCAATTGAG gTGTTTGCACCATTCAAACTCATCCCAAGGAAAATCACCTTGCTAATTGGAGCAATGATGCAG ATCACATCCGAAGGGGGCCCTCAGCCTCAGTCCAACATCCTTTTTTCTATTTCCAATGAGGAGATAGCTTCAGTTAACGCTATGGGCCATGTCAGAGGCATCGCTATTGGTAATGTTACTGTGACTGGACTGGTCCAAGCTATTGATGTCGAGACCGGAAAGCTAGTCGTCGTGTCTCAG GATCAAGTAGAAGTGGAGGTTGTGGTTTTGACTGCCATTCGAATCAGAGCACCTATTACAAGAATGAAGACAGGAACACAG ATGCCTGTATATGTGATGGGTCTGACCAATAGTCAAACACCATTCTCCTTTGGTAGTGCTTTACCTGGTTTTACCTTTCACTGGTCCACCACTAAGAGAGACATCCTGGATGTCCAGCCAAGACATATCGAG GCTAGCTTGGAGCTTCAGTCAGAGCACAACTTTGGCATGAGGGTGACTGGAAGAACGAGAGGGCGGACAGGACTGAAGGTGGTGCTCAGAGTTACTGACCCCAGTGCACGGCAGATAATGGGCCACCTGCAAGAGCTCAGAGATGAGGTCCAGATCCAG GTCTATGACAAGCTGCAGATGCTTAATCCTGAAATAGAGGCTGAGGAGTTACTGATGGCTCCAAACTCAGCCCTCAAACTCCAAACTAACAG GGATGGTGTGGGTGCACTCTCCTACCGGATGCTGGATTACCCTGAACAAAATGTTGTTGCTCAAGTGGATTATAAGGGCTTTCTCCTCTCTGGCTCTCTCACTGGCATATCTTCTCTGCTGATCACCTCACAGGAGACCTTTGGTGTCAATCAAACTCTTATCCTTGCTGTGAAG GTGCTGCCTGTGTCCTATGTACGCTTCAGTACCAGTCCAGTCCTCTACACGAACACCAAAGAGAGCCTGAAAGCTTTCCCACTGGGAATAGTGCTCACCTTTGCTGTCCACTTCCATGCCATTACTGGAGAGGTTCTACACAGCTCCAACTCCCACCTTACATTTTCTACAAACAG AGATGACCTTGTGCAGGTGGGGGTTGGACCTGGTAACCACACTCTGACCGTGAGAACAGTCAATGTCGGCCTCACCCTTCTGGCAGTGTGGGACAGTGAAAACATGGGTGTGGCAGACTATGTTGCACTTCCTGTTGAGCATGCCATCGACATACATGATGCCAGCACACTGGTGGTGGGAGATGTGGTCTGCTTCCATGTCCAGTTGACCAGTCCAGATG GCATCCATGGCACTTGGAGCTCCTCTGCAAATGGTGTTCTTCAGGTGGACCCAAAAACTGGTGCAGCTGTAGCCAGAGACTCTGGGACAGCTACTGTGTACTATGAGATTCCGGGTATTTTGAAAACGTACAGAGAG ATAGTAGTGAAAGCCCCTACGAAGACGACGGCTATGTTGCAGGCTGCACAGACGACACCCATCAGGAATGGCAAAGAGACAAAGGTCCTACTGACTACCCGAGAAAGAGGAACCAACCTCATTG GAACCTGTTCTTCCGCCCAAACTAAGGCTATTTCACAGCTGCAGCCAGAAACGTCTGTAAGCTGCCATCTCAGCTTCACCAGCGACTCTGTTGACTTTCCTGCTAATGATGTCTTCAAAACACACGTCTGCTTTGACTCCAGCACTG GACTCTACACATGTTCCATGACCTTGCAAACCATAACTGACCAACAGACCCGCATACTCAGCATATCTATGGCCAACCTGCTGGTGAAGGCAGGCCTGGAGGGCAGTGTCTTCTCTGGGGAGCAAGTCAGCGCCAGACTACCCATCGAACCAGGTCTCTACTCAGACCAGACGGAGCTGCTGCTCTCAAACTTGCACCGATCAGCTGAACTCACAGTCTATGGCTCCGTTGCCACCCTGTCCAACATAGAG GTGGTGTCCTCTTCTCCCAATTTTGCCGTCCAAGAGAGCGAGGTACATCATGGCTTCCCCAGTTACTCAAAGTACACCGTCAGTGCTGTGGACCCTCAAGCAGcagtttctgcttctgtttccaTAAGCAGCACCTCCTCTGGCCAGACTCTCATCATCCCAGTCACTTTGATTCACACAGCTGATCACAGCGCTGCCATGCAAG ctgctcctccagTTGGTGGTGTGGAGGGGGGGCATTCCCTGCACAGCTTCATAAACAGCTACCAGACGATGTTCTGCACCCTGTTCGCTCTGCTGGCTGGCACAGCTATCATCATCATCG TCCTCCACAATGCATTGTCACCAAGAGAACAAGCTTATCACCCTGCTTTCATCCAGAGGACACCGCCACCCATCTCAG gtTTAGACTCGCCAGTAGCGAATTCCTTCAACCGCTCACCACCAAGGACTGACCCAAAGAGCAGGTTGCATCTGTATTCTCCGGACTACAGGTCCTGTTGA